The following coding sequences lie in one Arabidopsis thaliana chromosome 3, partial sequence genomic window:
- a CDS encoding F-box/FBD/LRR protein (Protein with RNI-like/FBD-like domains; CONTAINS InterPro DOMAIN/s: FBD (InterPro:IPR013596), FBD-like (InterPro:IPR006566), Leucine-rich repeat 2 (InterPro:IPR013101); BEST Arabidopsis thaliana protein match is: F-box/RNI-like/FBD-like domains-containing protein (TAIR:AT1G05080.1); Has 625 Blast hits to 611 proteins in 11 species: Archae - 0; Bacteria - 0; Metazoa - 0; Fungi - 0; Plants - 623; Viruses - 0; Other Eukaryotes - 2 (source: NCBI BLink).) produces MPKSFYFCKTLERLTLSDKILVDVPCQVSLPSLRELDLFCVVYKDEDSHVKLLSSCPVLKHLKVTRNRRVEDNVRTFRVEVPSLLRLDYKAGMMFREDSDMSDPFLVTDTPNLLSLHIFDTVGYSLSVWYMPHLVTVVTDELFPSEKFMRPLSSVKYLALSPFDTMVPWCDAVNNYSRLVECMIHLSEYDLLESLLVLLSKCSKLKVFLVDSDIPRWNHDPALWNQPSSIPRCLSSHLEIFEWDGYVGREDEKKIIRYILENSKYLKTAGISPNSTFSGEEKQKMEELESMHRTPTSVLLSSARMSFRY; encoded by the coding sequence ATGCCTAAGAGCTTTTACTTTTGCAAAACGCTTGAGAGATTGACTCTCTCCGACAAGATTCTTGTGGATGTTCCTTGTCAAGTCTCTCTCCCATCACTTAGAGAACTTGATCTCTTCTGTGTTGTGTACAAAGACGAAGATTCTCATGTTAAGCTTCTATCAAGTTGTCCCGTTCTCAAGCATCTAAAGGTGACTCGAAATAGACGTGTGGAAGATAATGTGAGAACGTTTAGGGTTGAAGTGCCTTCTTTATTGAGATTAGACTACAAAGCAGGTATGATGTTTCGAGAAGACAGTGATATGTCTGATCCGTTTTTGGTTACAGACACTCCGAATTTATTGTCTCTTCACATCTTTGATACTGTGGGATACTCTCTCTCAGTTTGGTACATGCCCCATCTTGTCACAGTAGTTACTGATGAGCTGTTCCCTAGTGAAAAATTTATGAGGCCTCTCTCTTCGGTCAAGTATCTTGCGCTATCTCCGTTCGATACAATGGTTCCGTGGTGTGACGCAGTTAATAACTACTCTCGACTTGTTGAATGTATGATACATCTATCTGAGTATGACTTGTTGGAATCACTTTTGGTTTTGCTCTCTAAGTGTTCTAAGCTTAAAGTTTTTCTGGTCGACTCCGACATTCCGAGATGGAATCATGACCCAGCTTTATGGAATCAACCGAGTTCTATTCCAAGATGTTTGTCGTCGCATCTCGAGATCTTTGAGTGGGACGGATATGttggaagagaagatgagaaaaaaatcataaggTACATTCTAGAAAACtccaaatatttaaaaacagcGGGAATCTCACCGAATTCAACCTTCAGTGGtgaagagaaacagaagatgGAGGAGTTAGAATCAATGCATAGGACTCCAACGTCTGTGCTTCTGTCCTCTGCTCGAATGTCATTTAGATATTAG
- the NACA2 gene encoding nascent polypeptide-associated complex subunit alpha-like protein 2, whose protein sequence is MSPPPAVVTESADGQPEQPPVTAIAEELEKKLQTDEPIVEDVKDDEDDDDDDEEEEDDDAQGVSGSSKQSRSEKKSRKAMLKLGMKPVTGVSRVTIKRTKNVLFFISKPDVFKSPHSETYVIFGEAKIEDLSSQLQTQAAQQFRMPEIGATSQRAEASTATVEAQVEEDEEEIDETGVEARDIDLVMTQAGVSRSKAVKALKSHDGDIRTEAQTLESYALILTPPSSVSLHH, encoded by the exons ATGTCTCCTCCTCCTGCTGTAGTCACTGAATCTGCCGATGGACAACCTGAGCAACCACCGGTTACCGCCATTGCTGAAGAGCTGGAGAAAAAGCTTCAG acTGATGAACCGATTGTAGAAGATgttaaagatgatgaagacgatgatgatgatgacgaagaagaggaagacgacGATGCTCAAG gtgTAAGTGGAAGTTCAAAGCAGAGTAGAAGTGAAAAGAAGAGTAGGAAGGCGATGTTGAAGCTCGGTATGAAACCTGTCACTGGTGTTAGTCGAGTAACCATCAAGAGAACGAAAAAC gttctcttctttatctctaAGCCTGATGTCTTTAAGAGCCCGCATTCAGAAACCTATGTTATATTCGGTGAGGCCAAGATCGAGGATTTGAGCTCTCAGCTTCAAACGCAAGCTGCTCAACAGTTTAGGATGCCTGAAATTGGAGCCACATCTCAGAGAGCAGAGGCATCGACAGCCACTGTAGAAGCACaggtggaagaagatgaagaggaaatcGATGAGACCGGTGTGGAGGCTCGTGACATTGACTTGGTCATGACTCAGGCTGGAGTTTCTCGTAGCAAAGCGGTTAAAGCACTCAAGAGTCACGATGGAGACATT AGGACAGAAGCACAGACGTTGGAGTCCTATGCATTGATTCTAACTCCTCcatcttctgtttctcttcaCCACTGA
- the NACA2 gene encoding nascent polypeptide-associated complex subunit alpha-like protein 2 (nascent polypeptide-associated complex subunit alpha-like protein 2 (NACA2); CONTAINS InterPro DOMAIN/s: Ubiquitin-associated/translation elongation factor EF1B, N-terminal (InterPro:IPR000449), Nascent polypeptide-associated complex, alpha subunit (InterPro:IPR016641), Nascent polypeptide-associated complex NAC (InterPro:IPR002715); BEST Arabidopsis thaliana protein match is: Nascent polypeptide-associated complex (NAC), alpha subunit family protein (TAIR:AT4G10480.1); Has 1390 Blast hits to 1373 proteins in 295 species: Archae - 27; Bacteria - 8; Metazoa - 613; Fungi - 295; Plants - 175; Viruses - 7; Other Eukaryotes - 265 (source: NCBI BLink).) → MSPPPAVVTESADGQPEQPPVTAIAEELEKKLQTDEPIVEDVKDDEDDDDDDEEEEDDDAQGVSGSSKQSRSEKKSRKAMLKLGMKPVTGVSRVTIKRTKNVLFFISKPDVFKSPHSETYVIFGEAKIEDLSSQLQTQAAQQFRMPEIGATSQRAEASTATVEAQVEEDEEEIDETGVEARDIDLVMTQAGVSRSKAVKALKSHDGDIVSAIMELTT, encoded by the exons ATGTCTCCTCCTCCTGCTGTAGTCACTGAATCTGCCGATGGACAACCTGAGCAACCACCGGTTACCGCCATTGCTGAAGAGCTGGAGAAAAAGCTTCAG acTGATGAACCGATTGTAGAAGATgttaaagatgatgaagacgatgatgatgatgacgaagaagaggaagacgacGATGCTCAAG gtgTAAGTGGAAGTTCAAAGCAGAGTAGAAGTGAAAAGAAGAGTAGGAAGGCGATGTTGAAGCTCGGTATGAAACCTGTCACTGGTGTTAGTCGAGTAACCATCAAGAGAACGAAAAAC gttctcttctttatctctaAGCCTGATGTCTTTAAGAGCCCGCATTCAGAAACCTATGTTATATTCGGTGAGGCCAAGATCGAGGATTTGAGCTCTCAGCTTCAAACGCAAGCTGCTCAACAGTTTAGGATGCCTGAAATTGGAGCCACATCTCAGAGAGCAGAGGCATCGACAGCCACTGTAGAAGCACaggtggaagaagatgaagaggaaatcGATGAGACCGGTGTGGAGGCTCGTGACATTGACTTGGTCATGACTCAGGCTGGAGTTTCTCGTAGCAAAGCGGTTAAAGCACTCAAGAGTCACGATGGAGACATTGTAAGTGCAATAATGGAACTCACTACTTGA
- a CDS encoding uncharacterized protein (unknown protein; Has 722 Blast hits to 186 proteins in 64 species: Archae - 0; Bacteria - 30; Metazoa - 72; Fungi - 48; Plants - 38; Viruses - 0; Other Eukaryotes - 534 (source: NCBI BLink).) produces the protein MTDGFRYNGFSGIAYPFWLSSPPPPTPPHHPASAPPFQQSNPVESYDPAKEVFDPMMLYHDSYQRSPANWSNNPSYRENSRSQTPSSSFYADNTQHGNSGLRGEDSSYKDMLSPSGFYSSRESSSDFVSLPPTENFSERQRLNFEPTYSSATLAPVSSYADMLIRNSQDSFFTPIASSGVYSSSNAVDEKRPGYYFLGSDRSETMNVVSASRVEPYMCDTDCNPSFPMPNFITQALFDGSQTGLRVGDGRSFPSNSDVCSHAPQNFLGAQSSLQSSSVEPVNFDVLLGYGEATGHIKPLPENPNLPYPVVGSQGSRSPRSSYPLPSIINSSVSLIKDEVEGSGVSSLYQRPYTLVADSENGVSESSLKNATEDLNCHEPRSWSHFMVTSEGPSAPTMFSMGSESGGPSAPTMKADNENAQSAGNYKPPFEGSTTQPSEDVPTNQESCNLQKQTFDIMDRDKKIRSLTDVGLDLSSRSNADDVSTGRSPERHFCDQGDFPSPTSYPRVSSVVNAMHNLSEVLVYECFNNGSWLKLEQLENLDKVVDNLTKCLKKITDNKTTAGEATLPTQSMHVTCPNVVDLHEAATGVAKDFQRFSVKPLDSFGVKEPVDKNEMTQSIKNILASNFPDGEENHPQTLLYKNLWLETEAALCSTTCMARYHRIKNEIGNLKLNNKEISADAVSFMQEPSLNTQKSVPIMNANADKDTPESIIKHGSNCGKNAATMSHDASESSRINSDPVDAVLSVMSRSFTGGLEQTIRGNLRPDDATFAKIPDAIWQETSASTTENKHREVIDRFQILKEQETERKLKSQKLPDSDIDVIDRFQILKQQETNRKLKAQKCPETKKGDQEDKLEGSVMANMGRSSDVSDVMDRFQILKRREAEQVKKSLNSMDVDSDSENDQPQKRDHLWSDSLFPIRGHSQRETCAADTEQSASGKGYESPTSDWEHVIKDD, from the exons ATGACCGATGGATTTCGCTATAATGGTTTCTCTGGAATAGCGTACCCGTTTTGGCTCTCATCTCCACCACCGCCTACACCTCCACATCATCCAGCTTCTGCGCCGCCGTTTCAACAAAGCAATCCGGTTGAATCCTATGATCCAGCCAAAGAAGTGTTTGATCCGATGATGTTGTATCATGACTCTTATCAACGATCGCCGGCTAATTGGTCAAATAACCCATCGTATCGTGAAAATTCTCGCTCTCAGACTCCTTCTTCATCGTTTTATGCTGACAACACTCAACATG GAAATAGTGGTCTTCGAGGTGAAGATTCTTCTTATAAAGATATGTTATCACCGAGTGGATTTTACTCTTCAAGGGAATCATCATCTGATTTTGTGTCACTTCCTCCCACTGAGAATTTCTCAGAGAGGCAACGTTTGAACTTTGAGCCTACCTACAGCTCAGCTACCTTAGCTCCTGTGTCTTCTTATGCAGATATGCTAATCAGAAATTCTCAGGACTCATTCTTTACTCCTATCGCGTCATCTGGTGTTTACTCTTCTAGCAATGCTGTTGATGAGAAACGTCCTGGATATTACTTTCTTGGCTCAGATAGATCTGAAACTATGAATGTTGTCTCTGCTTCTCGTGTGGAGCCTTACATGTGTGATACAGATTGTAATCCTTCTTTTCCAATGCCGAATTTTATAACACAAGCTCTCTTTGATGGAAGTCAGACTGGGCTTCGTGTAGGAGATGGGAGATCATTCCCGAGCAACAGTGATGTTTGTAGTCATGCGCCTCAGAATTTTTTAGGAGCTCAATCCAGCTTGCAGAGTTCCTCTGTTGAACCAGTTAACTTCGATGTGTTACTGGGATATGGTGAAGCTACTGGTCATATCAAGCCTTTGCCCGAGAATCCAAATCTTCCCTATCCGGTAGTTGGCTCGCAAGGTTCGAGAAGTCCGCGATCTTCCTACCCCTTACCATCTATTATTAATTCCTCTGTGTCACTGATTAAAGATGAAGTAGAAGGTAGTGGTGTCTCCTCCCTTTATCAGAGGCCTTATACTTTGGTTGCTGACAGTGAGAATGGTGTTTCTGAGAGCTCCTTAAAGAATGCAACTGAGGATTTAAATTGTCACGAGCCTCGATCTTGGAGCCACTTCATGGTAACCTCTGAGGGACCTTCAGCTCCCACGATGTTTTCTATGGGAAGTGAGTCAGGTGGACCTTCAGCTCCTACGATGAAAGCGGATAATGAGAATGCTCAGTCAGCTGGCAACTACAAACCCCCTTTCGAAGGTAGTACTACTCAACCTAGTGAAGATGTTCCAACCAACCAAGAGTCTTGTAATCTCCAGAAACAAACATTTGATATAATGGATAGAGATAAGAAGATCAGATCGTTGACAGATGTGGGGCTCGATTTGAGTAGTAGATCAAATGCAGATGATGTCTCAACTGGCCGATCACCTGAAAGGCACTTCTGTGATCAAGGAGATTTCCCATCTCCAACTTCTTATCCAAGagtttcttctgttgttaACGCCATGCATAATTTGTCAGAAGTGCTTGTTTATGAATGCTTTAACAATGGAAGCTGGCTGAAGCTGGAGCAACTTGAGAACCTTGATAAAGTAGTAGATAATCTCACAAAGTGTTTGAAGAAAATTACTGATAATAAGACAACAGCAGGGGAAGCAACACTTCCAACGCAATCTATGCATGTCACCTGTCCAAACGTGGTTGACCTTCATGAG GCCGCAACGGGAGTTGCTAAAGACTTTCAAAGGTTTAGTGTCAAGCCACTAGACAGCTTTGGTGTCAAAGAACCGGTGGATAAGAATGAAATGACCCAG AGTATTAAGAACATACTTGCTTCCAACTTTCCTGATGGTGAAGAAAACCACCCACAAACTCTCTTGTACAAGAATCTCTGGCTCGAAACTGAAGCTGCCTTATGTTCCACAACTTGCATGGCTCGGTATCATCGGATCAAGAACGAGATTGGTAATCTCAAATTGAACAATAAAG AGATCTCTGCGGATGCAGTAAGCTTTATGCAGGAACCTTCTCTTAACACACAGAAATCGGTTCCCATCATGAATGCAAATGCAGACAAGGATACACCTGAATCTATCATCAAACATGGAAGCAATTGTGGGAAAAATGCAGCAACAATGAGTCATGATGCATCCGAAAGCTCTAGAATCAACTCAGATCCTGTGGATGCAGTATTATCGGTTATGTCCAGAAGCTTTACTGGTGGTTTAGAGCAGACCATTCGTGGAAACTTAAGGCCTGATGATGCAACCTTTGCAAAGATACCGGATGCGATATGGCAGGAAACCTCTGCATCCACTACAGAGAACAAACATAGAGAGGTTATAGACCGGTTTCAGATATTGAAGGAGCAGGAAACAGAGCGCAAGCTCAAGTCTCAGAAGCTCCCTGATTCAGACATTGATGTTATAGACCGGTTTCAGATTCTCAAGCAGCAGGAAACAAATCGCAAACTCAAGGCTCAAAAATgtccagaaacaaaaaagggtGACCAGGAGGACAAACTAGAAGGTTCAGTGATGGCTAATATGGGCAGAAGCAGCGATGTGAGTGATGTTATGGATAGATTCCAGATACTGAAACGCCGGGAAGCTGAACAAGTGAAGAAATCTCTCAACAGCATGGATGTAGATTCGGATTCAGAAAATGACCAGCCACAAAAGCGTGATCATCTCTGGTCAGATTCGTTATTCCCAATACGTGGACATTCTCAGAGAGAAACATGCGCCGCGGACACTGAACAATCTGCATCTGGCAAAGGATACGAGAGCCCGACCTCGGACTGGGAACATGTCATCAAGGATGATTGA
- a CDS encoding F-box/FBD/LRR protein has protein sequence MTELVEHRVCEDRISSLPDDLLVKILLCVPTKDAAATTFLSKRWRFVWRMLPRLNYIETTSDVKSNTVWWFLEESFRFHKAPLLERLWIDLGPQCPINVNPVKWVAKARAPPASNVGPPLLDTRVRWLTFRLLWKGEPIRMPKSFYFCKTLERLTLSDKILVDVPCQVSLPSLRELDLFCVVYKDEDSHVKLLSSCPVLKHLKVTRNRRVEDNVRTFRVEVPSLLRLDYKAGMMFREDSDMSDPFLVTDTPNLLSLHIFDTVGYSLSVWYMPHLVTVVTDELFPSEKFMRPLSSVKYLALSPFDTMVPWCDAVNNYSRLVECMIHLSEYDLLESLLVLLSKCSKLKVFLVDSDIPRWNHDPALWNQPSSIPRCLSSHLEIFEWDGYVGREDEKKIIRYILENSKYLKTAGISPNSTFSGEEKQKMEELESMHRTPTSVLLSSARMSFRY, from the exons ATGACAGAACTCGTCGAACATAGAGTTTGTGAAGATAGAATCAGTTCTTTGCCTGACGATCTTCTCGTAAAGATTTTATTGTGCGTTCCTACGAAAGATGCAGCGGCCACCACGTTTTTGTCCAAACGATGGCGGTTTGTCTGGAGGATGTTACCTAGACTTAATTACATAGAAACCACTAGTGACGTAAAAAGCAATACTGTTTGGTGGTTTCTTGAAGAGTCATTCCGTTTTCACAAGGCACCTTTGTTAGAACGTTTGTGGATCGACCTCGGTCCACAATGTCCTATTAATGTTAATCCTGTAAAGTGGGTTGCAAAA GCACGTGCCCCACCTGCCTCCAACGTGGGTCCGCCACTGCTTGATACTCGTGTGCGTTGGCTAACTTTCAGGCTCCTTTGGAAAGGAGAGCCGATCAGAATGCCTAAGAGCTTTTACTTTTGCAAAACGCTTGAGAGATTGACTCTCTCCGACAAGATTCTTGTGGATGTTCCTTGTCAAGTCTCTCTCCCATCACTTAGAGAACTTGATCTCTTCTGTGTTGTGTACAAAGACGAAGATTCTCATGTTAAGCTTCTATCAAGTTGTCCCGTTCTCAAGCATCTAAAGGTGACTCGAAATAGACGTGTGGAAGATAATGTGAGAACGTTTAGGGTTGAAGTGCCTTCTTTATTGAGATTAGACTACAAAGCAGGTATGATGTTTCGAGAAGACAGTGATATGTCTGATCCGTTTTTGGTTACAGACACTCCGAATTTATTGTCTCTTCACATCTTTGATACTGTGGGATACTCTCTCTCAGTTTGGTACATGCCCCATCTTGTCACAGTAGTTACTGATGAGCTGTTCCCTAGTGAAAAATTTATGAGGCCTCTCTCTTCGGTCAAGTATCTTGCGCTATCTCCGTTCGATACAATGGTTCCGTGGTGTGACGCAGTTAATAACTACTCTCGACTTGTTGAATGTATGATACATCTATCTGAGTATGACTTGTTGGAATCACTTTTGGTTTTGCTCTCTAAGTGTTCTAAGCTTAAAGTTTTTCTGGTCGACTCCGACATTCCGAGATGGAATCATGACCCAGCTTTATGGAATCAACCGAGTTCTATTCCAAGATGTTTGTCGTCGCATCTCGAGATCTTTGAGTGGGACGGATATGttggaagagaagatgagaaaaaaatcataaggTACATTCTAGAAAACtccaaatatttaaaaacagcGGGAATCTCACCGAATTCAACCTTCAGTGGtgaagagaaacagaagatgGAGGAGTTAGAATCAATGCATAGGACTCCAACGTCTGTGCTTCTGTCCTCTGCTCGAATGTCATTTAGATATTAG